In the genome of Dermacentor silvarum isolate Dsil-2018 chromosome 1, BIME_Dsil_1.4, whole genome shotgun sequence, one region contains:
- the LOC119436384 gene encoding histone H2B type 1-K, which yields MITRIEFIALLLQYYASPPLYPSLTTPSQQQHCLSRGHGARSDQDSARPPARVYIYMWHTTIAIKGAQPATADILAFFGHWSYYVFDLSAAAAMSSKVATEMAASAKQQQTLRTKSGKAAPKRAASSSIDGAAKKRRRRRRESYSLYIFKVLKQVHPDTGISGKAMAIMNSFVGDILDRIGEEASKLSICSRRSTITAREIQTVTRLLLPGELARHAVSEGTKAVSKYTSSQPGCPSASTQLQPVA from the coding sequence ATGATCACCAGGATTGAATTTATAGCACTTTTGCTCCAATATTATGCGTCCCCGCCCCTATACCCCTCCCTAACAACCCCCTCGCAGCAACAGCACTGCTTGTCACGTGGCCATGGAGCACGAAGCGATCAAGATAGCGCGCGGCCGCCCgcgagagtatatatatatatgtggcaCACAACAATCGCGATAAAAGGAGCGCAGCCAGCGACGGCTGACATTTTGGCGTTCTTCGGTCACTGGAGCTACTACGTTTTCGATCTATCGGCGGCGGCAGCTATGTCATCCAAGGTAGCGACGGAGATGGCGGCTTCAGCCAAGCAGCAACAGACACTGCGGACGAAGAGCGGCAAGGCGGCACCTAAACGAGCTGCATCGAGTTCCATCGACGGTGCCGCCAAGAAGCGCCGGCGCCGGCGCCGTGAGAGCTACAGTCTTTACATCTTCAAGGTGCTGAAGCAAGTTCATCCAGACACTGGAATCTCTGGCAAGGCAATGGCCATCATGAACAGTTTCGTCGGCGACATCTTGGATCGTATCGGCGAAGAGGCCTCGAAGCTTTCCATCTGTTCCCGACGTAGCACTATCACGGCGCGCGAGATCCAGACCGTGACGCGGCTGCTGCTACCCGGTGAGCTGGCCCGCCATGCCGTCTCCGAGGGAACTAAAGCAGTCAGCAAGTACACGTCCTCGCAACCGGGGTGCCCGTCGGCGTCAACTCAGCTGCAGCCGGTGGCTTAG